From a region of the Mycolicibacterium sp. MU0050 genome:
- a CDS encoding cytochrome c biogenesis CcdA family protein, whose protein sequence is MDLELAGLALAAGLVAALNPCGFAMLPAYLTFVVVAPGTQRRTAIGRAVLATAAMTAGFLLIFAAFGALTVALASSIQRYLPVVTVVIGVLLVGLGVWLLSGRELRVGLPAGLSARTQRAPTVRVLSMFGYGIGFAVASLSCTIGPFLAVTAAGARASASGSWGTAALVYLSYAAGFALVVGTLAVAAAFASSALADRLRRVLPAINRVGGAVVTLVGLYVAYYGVYELRLFHGGGDPADPLIAAAGRIQGTLAGWVHRTGAWPWLAALVVLLAIALCWTRFRRHPSARRPLD, encoded by the coding sequence GTGGACCTCGAGCTCGCCGGGCTGGCGCTGGCGGCCGGACTGGTTGCCGCCCTCAACCCGTGCGGGTTCGCGATGCTGCCGGCCTACCTGACCTTCGTGGTGGTGGCCCCGGGGACCCAGCGGCGCACGGCCATCGGGCGTGCGGTGCTGGCCACCGCGGCGATGACCGCGGGCTTCCTCCTGATTTTCGCCGCGTTCGGGGCGCTGACGGTGGCACTTGCCTCGTCGATCCAGCGCTATCTGCCGGTGGTCACCGTGGTGATCGGCGTGCTGCTGGTGGGGCTGGGCGTCTGGCTGCTCAGCGGCCGGGAACTGCGGGTCGGTCTGCCCGCGGGGCTGTCCGCGCGCACCCAACGCGCCCCGACGGTGCGGGTGTTGTCGATGTTCGGCTACGGCATCGGCTTCGCGGTGGCGTCGCTGTCCTGCACCATCGGGCCGTTCCTGGCGGTGACGGCGGCCGGCGCGCGGGCCTCGGCCTCCGGGTCGTGGGGCACCGCCGCGCTGGTGTATCTCAGCTATGCCGCCGGATTCGCGTTGGTGGTCGGGACGCTGGCGGTGGCGGCGGCCTTCGCCAGTTCGGCGCTGGCTGACCGACTGCGGCGGGTGCTGCCGGCGATCAACCGGGTCGGCGGCGCGGTGGTGACGCTCGTCGGTCTCTACGTCGCCTACTACGGTGTCTACGAACTCAGGTTGTTCCACGGCGGGGGCGATCCCGCTGATCCGCTGATTGCGGCCGCGGGCCGGATTCAGGGGACGCTGGCGGGCTGGGTGCATCGGACCGGCGCCTGGCCGTGGCTGGCGGCGCTGGTCGTCCTGCTGGCGATCGCGCTGTGCTGGACCAGGTTTCGGCGCCACCCCAGCGCCCGCAGGCCGCTCGATTAG
- a CDS encoding pyridoxal-phosphate dependent enzyme: MTLPDLICRDCGTVRAVQRPGWRCECGGLFDVAPPAPRLGIDPAARHRNSLWRYESVLPVAYDRSVSLGEGGTPLVASVLPNVRLKLDYLMPTLSFKDRGAVVLATLARRLGVRAALLDSSGNAGTAAAAYLARAGVPCRVYVPADTAPAKLAQMRAHGAEVIAAGTRAQAGSAAQAAAEEPGMFYASHVFHPYFLHGVKTYGYELWEQCGNSLPETVVVPVGNGTLLLGVQLAFVELVDAGLAERMPTLVAVQAAGCAPMAAAFASGAADGAVRSAPTVAEGIAIAAPPRAAQILAAVRASGGAVVTVDDDEIRSARGELAAAGLFVEPTAAVCWAAVRQRAGEVAALRGDDVVVPLCGAGLKQPD, translated from the coding sequence GTGACTCTGCCCGACCTGATCTGCCGGGACTGCGGGACGGTGCGCGCGGTGCAGCGGCCGGGTTGGCGCTGCGAGTGCGGCGGGCTGTTCGACGTCGCGCCACCGGCGCCGCGGCTGGGGATCGACCCGGCAGCGCGGCACCGAAATTCGTTGTGGCGGTATGAATCCGTCCTACCCGTGGCATATGACCGGTCGGTGAGTCTGGGGGAGGGCGGCACGCCGCTCGTCGCGTCGGTGCTGCCGAACGTCCGGCTGAAGCTGGACTACCTGATGCCGACACTGTCGTTCAAGGACCGCGGCGCGGTGGTGCTGGCGACGCTGGCGCGGCGTCTCGGGGTGCGCGCCGCGCTGCTCGACAGCAGCGGCAACGCGGGCACCGCCGCGGCGGCCTATCTGGCGCGCGCCGGGGTGCCGTGCCGGGTGTATGTCCCGGCGGACACCGCGCCGGCCAAGCTCGCCCAGATGCGCGCCCACGGCGCCGAGGTGATCGCGGCCGGCACCCGGGCGCAGGCCGGGTCCGCGGCGCAGGCCGCCGCCGAGGAGCCCGGAATGTTCTATGCCAGCCACGTCTTTCACCCGTACTTCCTGCACGGGGTGAAGACCTACGGCTACGAACTCTGGGAGCAGTGCGGCAACTCCTTGCCGGAGACCGTCGTCGTCCCGGTCGGCAACGGCACCCTGCTGCTGGGCGTGCAGCTGGCCTTCGTCGAGCTCGTCGACGCGGGGCTGGCCGAGCGGATGCCCACGCTGGTGGCGGTGCAGGCGGCCGGCTGCGCCCCGATGGCCGCGGCGTTCGCCTCGGGTGCCGCCGACGGCGCGGTGCGCAGCGCGCCGACCGTCGCCGAGGGCATCGCCATCGCCGCGCCCCCGCGGGCAGCGCAGATCCTGGCCGCGGTGCGCGCCTCCGGCGGCGCGGTGGTGACGGTCGACGACGACGAGATCCGGTCCGCGCGGGGGGAGCTGGCGGCCGCGGGATTGTTCGTGGAGCCCACCGCGGCGGTCTGCTGGGCCGCCGTGCGCCAGCGCGCCGGGGAGGTGGCGGCGCTGCGTGGCGACGATGTCGTGGTGCCGTTGTGCGGTGCCGGGCTCAAGCAGCCCGACTAG
- a CDS encoding acyl-CoA thioesterase → MSSSLGEVLATLALERVEPNYFVGEQLPAPANHILGGHISAQALLAAGQTAPGRAAHSVHTYFLRPGDARYPVDFEVVELQEGRTFSARRVTARQDGQVLLEAMSSFKAAGSGAAEPLEYQPPMPAVPEPESLAPVPPHAAEDADGGSGQWAGLRWYERRIVDADRLPPARSRIWWRPGGDVPQQPDLAAALVAYLSAVALTEPAYAARGAALGPSAQRDHSVWFHRPPVLGDWLLYDRASPSSVDTVALAQGRMFNRNGDLVCTVAQEMYFPPPR, encoded by the coding sequence GTGTCGTCGTCGCTCGGTGAAGTCCTGGCCACCCTCGCGCTGGAGCGGGTAGAACCCAACTACTTTGTGGGAGAACAACTCCCGGCCCCGGCCAATCACATCTTGGGTGGTCACATCTCCGCCCAGGCGCTGCTGGCCGCGGGTCAGACCGCGCCGGGACGTGCCGCGCACAGCGTGCACACCTACTTCCTGCGCCCCGGCGATGCGCGGTATCCGGTGGACTTCGAGGTGGTCGAACTGCAGGAGGGGCGCACGTTCTCGGCTCGCCGGGTCACCGCGCGCCAGGACGGTCAGGTGTTGCTGGAGGCCATGTCGTCGTTCAAGGCAGCCGGTTCGGGGGCGGCGGAACCCCTCGAGTATCAGCCGCCGATGCCCGCCGTGCCCGAACCGGAATCGTTGGCGCCGGTGCCCCCACACGCCGCCGAGGACGCCGACGGCGGCAGCGGCCAGTGGGCGGGTTTGCGCTGGTACGAGCGCCGGATCGTCGACGCCGATCGGCTGCCGCCGGCCCGGTCCCGGATCTGGTGGCGGCCCGGCGGGGACGTGCCGCAGCAGCCCGACCTGGCCGCCGCGCTGGTCGCCTACCTGTCGGCGGTCGCGCTGACCGAACCGGCGTACGCGGCGCGCGGCGCCGCGCTGGGGCCCTCGGCGCAGCGGGATCACTCGGTGTGGTTCCACCGACCGCCGGTGCTCGGCGACTGGCTGCTCTACGACCGGGCCTCACCGAGCAGCGTGGACACCGTGGCCCTGGCGCAGGGCCGGATGTTCAACCGCAACGGCGACCTGGTGTGCACGGTCGCCCAGGAGATGTACTTCCCGCCGCCGCGCTGA
- a CDS encoding enoyl-CoA hydratase/isomerase family protein: MTLTIADENRVRTLTLDRPEALNAFDEELYDATTVALRAAAEDAEVSVVLLTGTGRSFSAGTDLAEMQARITDPGFTPGQYGFLGLVDALAEFPKPLICAVNGFGIGIGATILGFADLAFMATTARLKCPFTSLGVAPEAASSYLLPQLVGRQNAAWMLMSSEWISAQEAHRMGLVWKVCEPDDLLPEARRHAEVLASRPLSSLMAVKRTMTAPLAAGIAAARDRENACFAELMGSADNASALADFNQPKS, translated from the coding sequence GTGACGTTGACGATCGCCGACGAGAATCGGGTCCGCACGCTGACACTCGATCGGCCGGAGGCATTGAACGCCTTCGACGAAGAGCTGTACGACGCCACCACGGTCGCGCTGCGTGCGGCCGCCGAGGACGCCGAGGTCTCGGTGGTGCTGCTCACCGGCACCGGCCGGTCGTTCAGCGCGGGCACCGACCTCGCCGAGATGCAGGCCCGCATCACCGACCCGGGTTTCACGCCCGGCCAGTACGGCTTTCTGGGCCTCGTCGATGCGCTCGCCGAGTTCCCCAAGCCGCTGATCTGTGCGGTCAACGGGTTCGGGATCGGCATCGGGGCAACGATTTTGGGCTTCGCCGACCTCGCCTTCATGGCGACGACGGCGCGGTTGAAGTGCCCGTTCACGAGTCTGGGGGTGGCCCCGGAGGCGGCGTCGTCGTACCTGCTGCCCCAGCTGGTGGGCAGGCAGAATGCCGCCTGGATGCTGATGTCCTCGGAGTGGATCAGCGCGCAGGAGGCCCACCGGATGGGTCTGGTGTGGAAGGTGTGTGAGCCCGACGACCTGCTGCCGGAGGCGCGCCGGCACGCCGAGGTGCTCGCGTCGCGGCCGTTGAGCAGCCTGATGGCGGTCAAGCGCACGATGACCGCGCCGCTGGCCGCCGGAATCGCGGCCGCGCGTGATCGGGAAAATGCCTGCTTCGCCGAGTTGATGGGCAGTGCCGACAACGCGTCGGCGCTGGCCGATTTCAACCAGCCGAAAAGTTAG
- a CDS encoding protein disulfide oxidoreductase: protein MMTKLLQRARRAVLARSAAALLAPALLAALLVGPTAVASADSRLDFTGTTISGAPFDGAQLQGKPAVLWFWTPWCPFCNQEAPTVSRVAAANPDVTFVGVAARSERAAMQEFVSKYNLNFTNLDDADGAIWARFDVPWQPAYLFVKPDGTSTFVNNPTSAISEQDLSARVAALTA, encoded by the coding sequence ATGATGACGAAATTGCTTCAGCGGGCCCGCCGGGCGGTGCTCGCGAGGTCGGCCGCGGCGCTGCTGGCCCCGGCCTTGCTGGCGGCCCTGCTCGTCGGGCCCACCGCGGTGGCCTCGGCCGACTCGCGACTGGACTTCACCGGCACCACGATCTCCGGCGCCCCGTTCGATGGGGCCCAGTTGCAGGGCAAGCCGGCGGTGCTGTGGTTCTGGACCCCGTGGTGCCCGTTCTGCAACCAGGAGGCGCCCACGGTGAGCCGAGTGGCCGCCGCCAATCCGGACGTCACCTTCGTGGGCGTCGCAGCGCGTTCCGAGCGCGCGGCCATGCAGGAGTTCGTCTCGAAGTACAACCTGAACTTCACCAACCTCGACGACGCCGACGGCGCGATCTGGGCCCGTTTCGACGTGCCCTGGCAGCCCGCCTACCTGTTCGTGAAGCCCGACGGGACCTCGACGTTCGTCAACAACCCGACGTCGGCGATCAGCGAGCAGGACCTGTCGGCCCGGGTGGCCGCGCTGACCGCGTAG
- a CDS encoding EthD domain-containing protein — protein MEKVILVSQCAAADDAWCARLRGPVAAELLDLGLPGLTINVKDAAVRDSLMTLTTLNPPVAAVLSLWTDQHYGAQVAAAVELLAGESDAVAGYLVTESVPLRAPEVELGSRTPGLANVALLRRPPELDEPTWRTRWHRDHTPVAIETQATFGYTQNAVVRALTPDAPAVAAIVEELFPADAVTDLKAFFGAADDADLAARIDRMVASTARFGANRNVDTVPTSRYVLRSAVRATG, from the coding sequence GTGGAGAAGGTGATCTTGGTGTCGCAGTGCGCCGCCGCGGACGACGCATGGTGCGCACGGCTACGCGGCCCGGTCGCCGCGGAACTGCTCGACCTCGGATTGCCGGGACTGACGATCAACGTCAAGGACGCCGCGGTGCGGGACTCGCTGATGACCCTGACCACCCTGAACCCGCCCGTGGCGGCGGTGCTGAGCCTGTGGACCGATCAGCATTACGGCGCGCAGGTTGCCGCCGCCGTCGAGCTGCTGGCCGGCGAATCCGACGCGGTCGCCGGATATCTGGTCACCGAGTCTGTACCGTTGCGTGCTCCCGAGGTCGAGTTGGGTTCCCGCACACCGGGATTGGCCAACGTCGCGCTGTTGCGGCGGCCACCGGAGCTCGACGAGCCGACCTGGCGAACCCGCTGGCACCGCGACCACACCCCGGTGGCCATCGAAACTCAGGCCACCTTCGGATACACCCAGAACGCCGTGGTGCGGGCGTTGACCCCGGACGCCCCGGCGGTGGCCGCGATTGTCGAGGAGCTGTTCCCCGCCGACGCGGTGACCGATCTGAAGGCGTTCTTCGGCGCGGCCGACGACGCGGATCTGGCCGCCCGGATCGACCGTATGGTCGCGAGCACGGCGCGCTTCGGCGCCAACCGCAACGTCGACACCGTGCCCACGAGTCGTTACGTGCTGCGGTCCGCGGTGCGCGCCACTGGGTAG
- a CDS encoding carboxymuconolactone decarboxylase family protein produces the protein MSRIGDFPDDDVAGWLLKSPDIGGAMAGFTHAVYNQNRLPMRVRELARIVIAHANECAVCINTRDADGPAAGVDEDLYSHAHEWRTWPGYSEQERLGAEFAHRFATEHTELRDDEDFWARAAEHYSDELLTDLALSCAMWVGMGRMLRTLDIGQTCSLTIPARG, from the coding sequence ATGAGCCGAATCGGAGATTTTCCCGACGACGATGTCGCGGGCTGGCTGCTGAAGTCGCCGGACATCGGCGGCGCGATGGCCGGCTTCACCCACGCCGTCTACAACCAGAACCGGTTGCCCATGCGCGTTCGCGAGCTGGCGCGCATCGTGATCGCGCACGCCAACGAGTGCGCGGTGTGCATCAACACCCGCGACGCCGACGGTCCCGCGGCGGGGGTGGACGAGGACCTCTACTCCCACGCGCACGAGTGGCGAACCTGGCCGGGATACAGCGAGCAGGAGCGGCTCGGCGCGGAGTTCGCCCATCGGTTTGCCACCGAGCACACCGAACTGCGCGACGACGAGGACTTCTGGGCGCGGGCCGCCGAGCACTACTCCGACGAACTGCTGACCGACCTGGCCCTGTCCTGTGCGATGTGGGTCGGCATGGGGCGGATGCTGCGCACCCTCGACATCGGCCAGACCTGCTCGTTGACCATCCCGGCCCGCGGCTGA
- a CDS encoding (2Fe-2S)-binding protein, with protein sequence MFVCLCTGATSHEVADAVSRGACTSKQVAIACGAGTDCGRCRRTVRAIIEAESAKLNSVAAS encoded by the coding sequence GTGTTCGTCTGCCTCTGCACCGGCGCCACCAGCCACGAAGTCGCCGACGCCGTCTCCCGGGGGGCCTGCACATCGAAGCAGGTCGCGATCGCGTGCGGGGCCGGAACCGATTGCGGACGGTGCCGCCGGACGGTGCGGGCCATCATCGAGGCCGAGTCGGCCAAGCTCAACAGCGTTGCCGCCAGCTAA
- a CDS encoding transglycosylase family protein, whose product MKAIRKFFATAALTGTFLAALLATFLGVSAGTANADSVNWDAIAQCESGGNWSINTGNGYYGGLQFSPATWASNGGVGNPAHASREEQIRVAERVLTTQGLKAWPKCGAKAGAPFSTIGTPSAPSMPQWRPGTYIRNTINEILAFVPRLPR is encoded by the coding sequence ATGAAAGCCATCCGGAAGTTCTTCGCCACGGCCGCACTGACCGGCACCTTCCTCGCAGCCCTGCTGGCGACTTTCCTCGGAGTTTCGGCGGGCACCGCCAATGCCGACAGCGTGAATTGGGACGCGATCGCCCAGTGCGAATCGGGTGGCAATTGGTCGATCAACACCGGCAACGGTTATTACGGCGGGCTTCAGTTCAGCCCCGCCACGTGGGCCTCGAATGGCGGTGTGGGCAATCCCGCCCACGCTTCCCGCGAGGAACAGATCCGGGTGGCCGAGCGCGTGCTGACCACCCAGGGCCTCAAGGCCTGGCCCAAGTGCGGCGCCAAGGCCGGCGCGCCGTTCTCCACCATCGGCACCCCCAGCGCACCGTCGATGCCGCAGTGGCGGCCCGGCACCTACATCCGCAACACGATCAACGAAATCCTGGCCTTCGTCCCCCGCCTGCCGCGGTGA
- a CDS encoding cytochrome P450, which produces MGSGTRIAEKINGQPPPGVPLSEVDFSRWKFWSGDDDFRDGAFATLRREAPIKFFDEIEFEGYERGPGHWALTRYDDVHFASRHPDIFSSSPNITIGDNMPEVAEYFGSMIVLDDPRHQRLRSIVSRAFTPKVVAKIEASVHDRARRLVSEMIARNPDGNADLVAELAGPLPLQIICDMMGIPAEQHDQVFHWTNIILGFGDPDLTTDLNEFIGVAMEIGAFAHELAEARRREPRDDLTSSLVHAEVDGERLTSAEVASFFILLVVAGNETTRNAISHGMLALSRYPEQRRIWWDDFAAVTPTAVEEVVRWASPVVYMRRTLTRDFELSGVPMRAGDKATLWYCSANRDEEKFDNPWRFDVRRDPNPHAGFGGGGAHFCLGANLARREIAVAFDELRRQIPDITVTGEPDRLLSAFIHGIKHLPVAWTPPAPGRRG; this is translated from the coding sequence ATGGGGTCCGGGACGCGCATCGCCGAGAAGATCAACGGGCAGCCCCCGCCGGGGGTGCCACTGTCCGAGGTGGACTTCAGCCGGTGGAAGTTCTGGTCGGGGGACGACGATTTCCGCGACGGCGCTTTCGCCACGCTGCGGCGCGAGGCGCCGATCAAGTTCTTCGACGAGATCGAGTTCGAGGGCTACGAGCGCGGGCCGGGCCATTGGGCACTGACCCGCTATGACGATGTGCATTTCGCCAGCCGCCATCCGGACATCTTCAGCTCCAGCCCCAACATCACCATCGGCGACAACATGCCGGAGGTTGCCGAGTACTTCGGCTCGATGATCGTCCTCGACGACCCCCGGCATCAGCGCCTGCGGTCCATCGTCAGCCGGGCCTTCACCCCGAAGGTGGTGGCCAAGATCGAGGCCTCGGTGCACGACCGCGCCCGCCGGCTGGTTTCGGAGATGATCGCGCGAAATCCCGACGGCAACGCCGATCTGGTGGCCGAACTGGCCGGCCCCCTGCCGCTGCAGATCATCTGCGACATGATGGGCATCCCCGCCGAACAGCATGATCAGGTGTTCCACTGGACCAACATCATCCTCGGCTTCGGCGATCCCGACCTGACCACCGATTTGAACGAATTCATCGGCGTGGCAATGGAAATCGGCGCCTTCGCACATGAGCTCGCCGAGGCCCGGCGCCGCGAGCCCCGCGACGACCTGACCAGCAGCCTGGTCCACGCCGAGGTCGACGGCGAGCGACTGACCTCCGCGGAGGTGGCGTCATTTTTCATCCTGCTCGTCGTCGCCGGCAACGAGACCACCCGCAACGCGATCAGCCACGGGATGCTCGCGCTGAGCCGCTACCCCGAGCAGCGCCGGATCTGGTGGGACGACTTCGCGGCCGTCACGCCCACCGCCGTGGAAGAGGTGGTCCGGTGGGCCTCGCCGGTGGTGTACATGCGTCGCACGCTGACCCGGGATTTCGAGCTCTCCGGCGTGCCGATGCGGGCCGGCGACAAGGCCACGCTCTGGTACTGCTCGGCCAACCGCGACGAGGAGAAGTTCGACAACCCGTGGCGCTTCGACGTGCGCCGCGACCCCAATCCGCACGCCGGATTCGGCGGCGGCGGCGCGCACTTCTGCCTGGGCGCCAACCTCGCGCGCCGCGAGATCGCCGTGGCGTTCGACGAACTGCGCCGCCAGATCCCGGATATCACCGTCACCGGGGAACCGGACCGGCTGCTCTCGGCTTTCATCCACGGCATCAAGCACCTGCCGGTGGCGTGGACACCCCCGGCGCCCGGCCGGCGCGGTTAG
- the bfr gene encoding bacterioferritin has translation MQGDPEVLKLLNEQLSSELTAINQYFLHSKMQDNWGFTELAAHTRAESFDEMRHAEAITDRILLLDGLPNYQRLFSLRVGQTLREQFEADLAIEYEVLERLRPGVVMCREKQDSTSASLLEGIIADEESHIDYLETQLELMDKLGEELYAAQCVSRPPS, from the coding sequence ATGCAAGGCGATCCAGAAGTGCTGAAGTTGCTCAACGAGCAGCTTTCCAGCGAGTTGACGGCCATCAATCAGTACTTCCTGCACTCGAAGATGCAGGACAATTGGGGATTCACGGAACTGGCGGCCCACACCCGGGCCGAGTCCTTCGACGAGATGCGCCACGCCGAGGCGATCACGGACCGGATCCTGCTGCTCGACGGTCTGCCGAACTATCAGCGGCTGTTCTCGCTGCGGGTCGGCCAGACCCTGCGGGAGCAGTTCGAGGCGGACCTGGCCATCGAGTACGAGGTGCTCGAACGGTTGCGGCCCGGCGTCGTCATGTGCCGGGAGAAGCAGGACAGCACCAGCGCGTCGCTGTTGGAAGGCATCATCGCCGACGAGGAATCGCACATCGATTACCTCGAGACGCAGCTGGAGTTGATGGACAAGCTCGGCGAGGAGCTCTACGCCGCGCAGTGCGTCTCCCGGCCCCCGAGCTGA
- the fdxA gene encoding ferredoxin, with protein MTYVIGSACVDVVDKSCVQDCPADCIYEGERSLYINPEECVDCAACAFICKVDAIYYETDLPEDQRAHLADNAAFFTEILPGRSAPLGTPGGATALGPVGVDTPLVAAMPRKN; from the coding sequence ATGACCTATGTGATCGGTAGTGCCTGTGTGGACGTCGTGGACAAATCCTGTGTGCAGGACTGCCCGGCCGACTGCATCTACGAGGGTGAGCGTTCGCTCTACATCAACCCCGAGGAGTGCGTCGACTGTGCGGCCTGCGCGTTCATCTGCAAGGTGGACGCCATCTACTACGAGACGGACCTGCCCGAGGACCAGCGCGCGCACCTCGCGGACAACGCGGCGTTCTTCACCGAGATTCTGCCCGGTCGCAGCGCGCCGCTGGGCACACCCGGCGGCGCGACGGCGCTCGGTCCGGTGGGGGTGGACACGCCCCTGGTCGCGGCGATGCCCCGGAAGAACTGA
- a CDS encoding cytochrome P450 has product MKDRVHWLAMHGFVRAVSRAAARGGDPQARLLADPTVREDPVGFCDELHARGPLIRCRVSYLTPDHAVAGAVLRSEDFRVNSLGTSLPAPLRRLEERTRSRSLHPLQPPSLLAVEPPEHTRYRKTVSSVFTARAVAGLRERVEATAEALLDRLTAESGVVDVVERYCAQLPVAVISDILGVPDHDRARVLEFGELAAPSLDIGLTWPQYRRVSQGLSGFDNWLADHLARLRRCAGDDLMSQLIRAADDDDQLDDLELRATAGLVLAAGFETTVNLLGNGIRMLAEHPDQLATLRGRPEAWPNAVEEILRLDSPVQLTARFAATDTELAGRPIRSGDMVVTYLAAANRDPKVFEDPHRFDVTRPNANRHLAFSGGRHFCLGAALARAEGEVGLRAFFERFPDARIAGAGVRRDTRVLRGWSRLPVQLGTDREPAGSR; this is encoded by the coding sequence ATGAAAGATCGCGTGCATTGGTTGGCGATGCACGGATTCGTGCGAGCGGTCTCGCGAGCCGCGGCCAGGGGCGGCGACCCACAGGCCCGGCTCCTCGCCGACCCCACGGTGCGCGAGGATCCGGTCGGTTTCTGCGACGAGCTGCATGCGCGCGGGCCGCTGATCCGCTGCCGGGTGAGCTACCTGACCCCGGACCACGCGGTCGCCGGCGCCGTGTTGCGCTCCGAGGACTTCCGGGTCAATTCGCTGGGCACCAGCCTGCCCGCACCGCTGCGCCGGCTCGAGGAACGCACCCGCTCCCGCAGCCTGCATCCGTTGCAGCCGCCGTCGCTGCTGGCCGTCGAGCCGCCGGAACACACCCGCTACCGCAAGACGGTCTCGTCGGTGTTCACCGCCCGGGCGGTCGCGGGCCTCCGGGAACGGGTCGAGGCCACCGCCGAGGCCCTGCTGGACCGGCTGACCGCCGAGTCGGGCGTGGTCGACGTCGTCGAGCGCTATTGCGCGCAGCTGCCGGTCGCGGTGATCAGCGACATCCTCGGGGTGCCCGACCACGACCGGGCCCGCGTGCTCGAGTTCGGCGAGCTGGCCGCGCCGAGCCTGGACATCGGTTTGACCTGGCCGCAGTATCGCCGGGTTTCCCAGGGGCTCAGCGGTTTCGACAACTGGCTGGCCGACCATCTGGCCCGGTTGCGGCGGTGCGCCGGTGACGACCTGATGAGCCAGCTGATCCGCGCCGCCGACGACGACGATCAGCTCGACGACCTCGAACTGCGGGCCACCGCGGGCCTGGTGTTGGCGGCGGGCTTCGAGACCACCGTGAACCTGCTGGGCAACGGCATCCGCATGCTGGCCGAGCACCCCGATCAGCTCGCGACCCTGCGCGGGCGGCCCGAGGCCTGGCCCAACGCCGTCGAGGAGATTCTGCGCCTGGACTCGCCGGTCCAGCTCACGGCACGCTTCGCGGCGACCGATACCGAGCTGGCGGGTAGGCCGATCCGGTCCGGGGACATGGTGGTGACCTACCTGGCCGCGGCCAACCGCGATCCCAAGGTCTTCGAGGACCCGCACCGGTTCGACGTGACCCGCCCCAACGCCAATCGGCACCTGGCCTTTTCGGGCGGCCGGCACTTCTGCCTGGGTGCGGCGCTGGCCCGCGCCGAGGGCGAGGTCGGGTTGCGCGCCTTCTTCGAACGATTCCCCGACGCCCGCATCGCCGGGGCCGGGGTCCGGCGGGACACCCGCGTGCTGCGGGGCTGGTCGCGGCTGCCGGTGCAGCTGGGCACCGACCGGGAGCCCGCGGGATCCCGCTGA